TGTGACCGCCAACAGAGGCAGCAGCAGGGTGGAGGATCGGCGGCCGCTCATTGTCCCTCGAAACGATAGTGCCCGCACAGGGTGCCTTCGGCGTCGGTCGTACCGGGTGCCGGGCCGGGACGGAACAGCATCACATCCATCTGACGGCCCCGCGGCAGCAGGGCAATCCAGCCGGGAGCCTCATCCGAACAGGCCGGCGTGGCCGCCACCGCGCTCTGACCCTTGGCCGGCACGACCCGGCGCAACTCCACCTGATCGGTGGGTGCGGCACCCAGCGGGGCGACGAAGGCTTCACGGCCATAGGCGATGCGATGGGGCTGAGTCTTCAGCACACCGGCCTTCTCGAAGCGGACCTCGGCAGCCACCAGGTCCAGCGTCCCGATTGTTTCGGCGGCGTCGCCCACCGGCTCGAACCGGCCGATCAGCACGACCCCTCGCGAAGCGGGGGCCGGGGGCACCTCCGCCCTCGTCAGCAGGACCTTTGCCCGGCCAACACCGTCGCGGACGACATGATAGGCGCGCTCTGCGCCCCTCTCGTCGAAGGCCAGCAGAAGCAGGACAAGGCACAACGTCCCCAGAAAGGCGGCGGCACGCTTCATGACGGACAGACCGGGCGGCGGGGAGCAGGCATGCCCCTATCGTAACGCCGTCCTGTGACAGCGCGAATTCTATCGCTCGGAAAGGGAAGGTTCCTCCGGCGCGCCCAGGCCGTTCGGCGGCCCGGCCCATTCGCCGCGATAGCTATAGCTGAGCTGGACGCAGTGCCGGAATGTGCCGTCCGCCCATCGGCCCACGGCCTGCATGACCACGGGCCGACCCTGACGGACCCGGCCCAGCACCAGCCAGGCCTCGTCCGAGCCCGGACACAGCGCCCGCGACAAGCCGCGCCCGTCCCCCTGGGCGACGATCGAATAGACGGCGGTTTCGGTGGATCCGGCGGGCAGGGCCCGGCGGACACCGTCGGGGCCACCCCGGCGCATCTCTGCCGATCCGCGTGCCGAGGTGGAAAACAGGGTTTCGACCCTGACCGCGCCGAACAGTCCCCGCTGAACCCGCAAGGTCACGCCGCGCGTCAGGGCCTGGGTCACGCGGTCGGCGGCGTCATAGGCCCACAGGCGTGTCTCGGCCACGGCCGGCGTGGCGGTCAGGAGAGCGGCAAGGAAGACGGCGAGGGTGCGGGTCATGAACAACGACATCCGAAACGACTGCGGCGGAAGCGGGGCCAAGCCTGCTTCCGCCGCATAGAGTTCAACCTGCGCTCAAGCAGCGAGGCTCCGCGAGCCGAGTGGTAGTGCCCTCGACTTAGAGCGACCGCTTGATCTCTTCGACGGTAAAGCACTCGATGAAGTCGCCTTCCTTGATGTCCTGGAAGCCCTGGAAATGCATGCCGCATTCCTGGCCCGAGGGCACCTCGTTGACCTCGTCCTTGAAGCGCTTGAGCGTGTTGAGCGTGCCCAGTTCCAGAACGACGACGTCGTCGCGGATGATCCGGACGCGCGCGCCCTTGCGCACCACACCTTCCGACACCCGGCAGCCGGCGATCTTGCCGACCTTGGAGATGTCGAACACCTGAAGGACCTTGGCATTGCCCAGGAAGGTTTCGCGCTGGATCGGCGCCAACATGCCCGAAAGCACACCCTTCAGATCGTCCAGGAGGTCGTAGATGATCGCATAGTAGCGAATTTCCACGCCCTCGCGGTCGGCCAAGTCACGGGCCTGTTTCGAGGCACGGACGTTGAAACCGATGATCGGGGCCCCGGCCGACTTGGCCAGGTTGACGTCGCTCTCGGTGATACCACCGGCACCGGACATGATGACCCGCGCGCGGACCTCGTCGTTGCCCATCTTCTCCAGCGAGCCGACGATGGCCTCGGCCGAGCCCTGCACGTCTGCCTTGATGAGGACCGGCAGCTCCGAGATCTTCTTGGAGCCCAGCTTGGACATCATGTCGGCCAGGGAGACCTGGTTGATGCCGCCGGTCGCCTTCTCGCGCCGCACGCGGTCACGATACTCGGTCAGTTCGCGGGCACGGGCCTCGTTCTCGACCACGGCGAAGGGCTCGCCAGGTCCGGGCGCTTCGTCCAGACCCAGGATCTCGACCGGCACCGAGGGACCGGCGTCCGTCAGCTGCTCGCCGCGCTCGTTCAGCAGGGCGCGCACCTTGCCCCATGCCGAACCCGCCACGACGATATCGCCGCGCTTCAGGGTGCCGCGCTTGACGAGAACCGTGCCCACCGGGCCGCGTCCCTTGTCCAGCTTGGCTTCGATGACCACGCCTTCGGCCGAGCGATCGGCATTGGCCCGCAGGTCCATCACCTCGGCCTGCACCAGAATGGCGTCGATGAGGCCGTTCAGATTGGTGCGGTTCTTGGCCGACAGTTCGATGATCTGGGTGTCGCCACCCAGGCTTTCAGCGATGATTTCGTGCTGAAGCAGTTCGTTGACGACCTTCTGCGGATTGGCGTCCGGCTTGTCGATCTTGTTCACCGCCACGATGATCGGGGCGTTGGCCGACTTGGCGTGCTGAATGGCTTCGATCGTCTGGGGCATGACGCCGTCGTCGGCAGCCACGACCAGAACCACGATGTCGGTCACATTCGCCCCACGCGCACGCATGGCGCTGAAGGCGGCGTGGCCGGGCGTGTCCAGGAAGGTGACGCGATCGCCGCTTTCCAGGCGCACCTGATAGGCCCCGATGTGCTGGGTGATGCCGCCGGCCTCGCCCGCCGCCACATCGGTGGTGCGCAGCGCGTCCAACAGAGAGGTCTTGCCGTGATCGACGTGGCCCATGATCGCCACGACCGGCGCGCGGGGCTGGGTCGCCCCTTCGTCGTCCGCAGCATCGAGGAAGCCGGTTTCGACGTCGCTTTCGGACACGCGGCGAACCGTCATGCCGAACTCGTCCGCCACCAGTTCGGCCGTGTCGGAATCGATGACGTCGTTGATCTTCATCATCAGACCCTGACGCATCAGGAACTTGATGATGTCGACGCCCCGCACAGCCATACGGTTGGACAGTTCCTGGACCGTGATGACGTCAGGGATGACGACTTCGCGCGCGGTGCGCGGGGCCTCGGTGGCTCCGCCCTTGCGCTTTTCCTTCTCGCGTTCACGGGCCCGGCGAACCGAGGCCAGCGAGCGCATCCGTTCGGCGGCATCCTCGTCGCCACCAGCCACGGCCTGGATAGTCAGTCGGCCTTCGCGGCGCTTGGGCTCGCCGCGCTGACGCGAGACGGCCTTGCCGGGCCCCGCGTCTGAGAAGCGGCGGTCACGATCATCCTCCGGCTTGGCCGGGCGGGTGAAGCCGGCACCGGGCGCGCGGGACGGACGGGCGACATTGGTCTCTCCCGGCGGGGTCGCAGCGCCGCCAGGTCCCGGGCGAGGACCGCGTGCAGCAGGGCTCGGAGCAGGCTTGGGCGTCAGGGCCGAATAGCGGACAGTCTGGGTCGGGCGCGGCGTGGCGGCACCCGACGCGCGTTCGGCACCGGGACGGGCCGTGAAGGCGCGTTCGCCACCCCCGAGCGCCGCTTCGCGGGCCGAGCGGCCTCCGAAGGCGGGGCGATCGATGGGGGCACGACCGGGGTTTGCGCTCGGCTGCTTGGGAACACGCTGGCCGAAATTGACCACCGGACGGGCCGGAGGTGCAGGACGGGCCGGAGCAGGCGGGGCCGGGGCCGGCGTCGGCTCGGGAGCAGAAGCAGCGGGCGCAGGCGTCTGAGCCGTAGCCGCAGGAGCCGCAGGGGCTGCGGGAGCCGCCGGGGCAGCGGGCTTGGCACCCGAAGCCGCCAGCTTCTCTGCCTCGGCGCGGGCCTTTTCGGCCGCGGCACGGGCGGCGGCGGCCTCGTCGCGCGCAGCCTGGGCAGCACGGTCCGCTGCGGCAGCCTGCTCGCGGGCGGCCTGATCGCGCTGAAGGCGCTCGGCGGCAGCCTTGCGTTCACGCTCGGCCTGCTGCTGGGTCGCCAGTTCGATCGCGCGGCGGCGCGCCTCTTGTTCGGAACTGGACAGGTTGCCGGCGGCAATGTCGCGCGGAGCCGGACGCGGGGCCGTAGAGCCGGGCGCAGGCTCGGGACGACGGGCGGCGACGTCGAAGCCCTGCGGGCGCTGATGGCCGGGCGCAGCGCCGATACGGCGCTTGGTTTCGACCACGACCGTCTTGGTCCGGCCGTGGCTGAAGCTCTGGCGCACGGTACCGGTCGAGACCGATCCCGCCTGGCGCGGCTTCAGGCTGAGGGGCGCGCGCGGTCCCGTCTGGGACGGCGTTCCCGTTCCCTGCCCGGTTTGGCCCTGACCGCCCTGGCTCGTGCCCTGGCCTTCATTCGTCTTGTCGTTCTCGTCGCTCATCCGGTCGCTTTACTGGGGGGCGGAGAGGTCCGCCCGGTCTTAGTCCAAAGTCGTCGTCGTCAAATACAAAAGGACGTGCGCAGCCCCGCCTCCCTTTCAGGAGACGGCACCCCGCCCGCCAACAGCCTGTTCCGCGGCCTCAACTGATCCGCTCTCGGGGCCAACTTCTGGTTCGTCCAGAAGCCAATCCCGTGGGCGCAGCGGTCGAAATCCGGCCAGCCGCTTGACCTCCATGGTCCAGCGATCGGCCCGCCCACCCGCGAGCAGAACCGCGTGTATCGCATTTTCCAGCCCAAGGGCCAAACTCAAATCGTCAGCACCGAACGCGCCGCATATCTCCGGGGTCGGTCGGGCGTGCCGGATCAGGCCGAAAAGCTTGCCGCGACCGTCCGCGGACCCATCCGCGGCCTCGATCAGCCAGGCTGCGCGGCCCGCACGGATGGCCGCCGCGGATTTCTCGAACCCCGAGATAAGCACGCCTTCGCGCCGGGCAAGTCCCAGCTGCTCCAGACAGCGGCGATACAACAGGCTTTCGACCCGCTCGGCCAGATCGGCCGCCGGCTTGAGCGGGGCCTTAGCCGAGCGGGCGAACAGGTTCTTCTTGACCGCCGCCTGGACCGAGGCCCGGTCGGCAGCGACCCAAAGGCCCCGCCCCGGCAATTTGCGGCCGAGGTCGGGTGCGACGCTGCCGTCCGGGGCGGCGACGAAACGGATCAGGCGAGATTCGTCCATGACCTGGTGGGACACCAGGTCGCGGCGTTCTCGATCAGTCGTCGCGTCGCGCAATCCCATGGACGGTCCAGCGCTCCATCACGCGTCGCGCGATTTTTCGAGGTCCTCGCCGAAGACCTCCGCGTCGCCGTTGTCCAGCTCCGCATGCTCCAGCCCCTCGTCTCCGGCAGCAGCCGGGGCGGCGAAGACGGCGTCGGCGTCATATTCGCCTTCGGCCAGCTCCTCGCCTTCCTCATACGCCGGCTCGGGCGGCTGAGGCAGTTCCGAGGCATCGATCCAGCCAGCCGCGACACGGGCCTGAAGGATCAGCATTTCGGCGTCTTCCTGGCTGAGGCTGAAGGATTCCAGCACACCGGCCACCTTGACCCGCTCGCCGTTCCGGACCTCGTAGCCGCCGCGGATTTCGTCGGTAGCCAGGTCGGCCAGGTCCTCGACGGTCTTGATACCGCCCTCGCCCAGGGCCACGGCGATCGCGCCGGTCACGCCGGGCACCGTCATGACTTCGTCCAGCACGCCCAGTTCGACCCGCTTGGCGTCCAGGGCGGCCGCCTGACGGTCCAGGAAGTCGCGGGCGCGGGCCTGCAGTTCCTCGGCCGTCTCCTCATCGAAGCCTTCGATGTCCGAGATTTCATAGGCTTCCACGAAGGCCAAATCCTCGACCGTGGCGAAGCCTTCGGTGACCAGCAGCTGGGCGATGACTTCGTCGACGTCCAGAGCTTCCTGGAACAGCTGGGTCCGCTCGCTGAACTCGCGCTGGCGACGCTCAGAGTCCTGGCTCTCGGTGATGATGTCGATCTGCCAGCCGGTCAGCTGGCTGGCCAGGCGCACATTCTGGCCGCGACGGCCGATGGCCAGGCTCAGCTGTTCGTCAGGCACAACGACCTCGACGCGGTCGGCCTCCTCGTCCAGCACGACCTTGGACACCTCAGCCGGAGCCAGGGCGTTGACGATGAAGGTCGGCTCGTCCGGGTTCCACTGGATGATGTCGATCTTCTCGCCCTGCAGCTCGGCCACCACGGCCTGGACGCGCGAGCCGCGCATGCCGACGCAGGCGCCGACCGGATCGATCGAAGAGTCGTTCGAGAGCACGGCCATCTTGGCGCGCGAGCCGGCGTCGCGGGCGGCGGCGCGGATCTCGATCACGCCGTCATAAACCTCGGGCACTTCCTGGGCGAACAGCTTGGCCATGAAGCCGGGGTGGGCGCGCGACAGCATGACCTGCGGCCCCTTGGCCTCGGGCCGGACGTCATAGATGTAGGTGCGGACCCGGTCGCCGATGTTGAACACCTCGCGCGGGATGGAGTCGTTGCGGCGCATGATGCCCTCGCCGCGGCCCAGGTCGACGATGGTGTTGCCGTATTCGACCCGCTTGACCGTGCCGTTGACGATCTCGCCGACGCGGTCCTTGAACTCTTCGTACTGATTGGCGCGCTCGGCGTCGCGAACCTTGCCCATGACGACCTGGCGGGCCATCTGGGTCTGCACCCGGCCGAATTCGAAGGGCGGCAGGTTCTCGACATATTCCTTGCCGACGACCGCCTCGGGATCGCGCTTGGAGGCGTCCCTCAGCCGCACCATGGCGCTGTCGTTGAACTCTTCCAGCTCGTCTTCGGGCTGCCAGTCGTCCTCGACGATGGTGACATGGCGGGTCAGGCTCAGTTCGCCGGTCTTGATGTCGATCTTGGCGCGGATGTCGTGGTGGGCACCGTAACGGGACTTGGCACCCTTCTGGATCGCCTCCTCGATCGCCTCGACGACGATTTCCTTGTCGATGTTCTTCTCGCGCGCGACCGCATCGGCGATCTGCAGCAGTTCGAGACGATTGGCGGAAATTCCGGTGACGGCCATCAGGCTTGGTCCCTCTTGGGCTTGTTGGTCTTGGAAGGAGTGGGTTTGGGGGTCTTTTTGAACGTCTTCTTGGGCTGAGGCACGCCCCGGCCGGTTCCGGCTCCAGGCGAGGACGGCGCGTCGTCCGCGACATCCTCCGGCTCGCCGCGCGCTGCACGGATGGCCGCGCCTCGGTTCAGCAGGGCATCGGTCAGCACCAGCTTGGCATCGACGAGCCACTCGAACGGGATTAGGGCGGTGTCTTCCTCACCGTCCAGATCGATGGCGATGTTGTCGCCGTCAACGCCGGCCAGCACGCCCTTGAAGCGCTTGCGCCCCTCGATCATGCGGTCGGTTTCCAGGCGCGCCTCGAACCCGTCGAACAGGTCGAAGTCGATCAGCCGCGTCAGGGGGCGGTCCACGCCGGGCGAAGACACCTCCAGCAGATATTCGCCGGCGATCGGGTCGGCGGCGTCGAACACCTCGGACACGGCACGGCTCAGCCGGGCGCATTCCTCGACTGCGATGTCATTGTCGCTGGGCCGCTCGGCCATGATCTGCAGCCGGCGGCGCAGCGTCCCGCCCATCAGACGCACGCGCACCACCGCCAGACCCAGGCTCTCGGCGATGGGATCGATCAGTTCCAGCAGGTGGCGATCTTCAGCGGTCTTGGCGCGCAAGGCGTTCGGTCCAGAGCAATAAAAAAGCGGCGGGCCATCCAGGGCCGCCGCTTCAATCGGCGCCGTTGGACGCCGGTCTAACGATGTGAGAGCTGATATAGACGGGCCAATAAGCTTTGTCAGCCCCCTCTTCGACAGTTGCGCATCCGGGCTGTCCGTGGTCGTCAGCGCCATGCGCCCGCCTCCGTCCCTGCTCTTGATGCCTGTCTTCGCCGCCCTGATGGCCCTGTCGGCCCAGGTCACCGTGCCTATGGTTCCGGTGCCGATGACCTTGCAGACCCTGGCGGTGCTGCTGGCCGCGGCGGTCCTTGGGTCATGGCGGGGCACAGCAGCGGTCCTTCTGTATCTCGCGCTCGCGGCCGCAGGTTTGCCCATTCTGTCGGACGGATCGGGCGGACTGGCCCCGTTTACCGGAGCTACCGCAGGCTATCTGCTCGGCTTTCCGGTCGCGGCGGCCCTCGTCGGAACGGTCTTCGATCGCCAGAAGTCCGTGCCGCCTGCCGTCGCAGTGGCGCTGATGCTGGCCGCGCATCTGCTGATTCTGGGTCTGGGCACCGGCTGGCTGGCGACGCGGATCGGCTGGACCCCGGCGCTGGAGGCGGGCTTCCTGCCCTTCCTGATCGGTGCCCTCGTCAAATCGCTCGCGGTCGTCGCGATTGCGGCGGGCCTTCGGCGGTTGGCTCCATTCAGGCGCGCCTGAACTCCAGAAAGATCGGGGCCGTATCGCCCAGCTTCTTTTCCTCATAGCGGGTGACGAAGTGATCGGCGGGCGCGGCGTGCCAGTCTTCGACATTGCCGATCCGGACCAGGCCCGGCGTCCGCTCCAGCCGCTCCAGCGCCCAGTCGGCATAGTCGGCCCAGTCGGTCACGAACCGCAGGGTTCCACCGGGCTTCAGCAGGCGGGCGATCTCGATCGCGACGGCATCGCTGAGCAAGCGGCGCTTGTTGTGCCGCGCCTTGTGCCAGGGGTCGGGGAACAGGATCATCACCCGGTCCAGCGAGGCGTCGGGCAGGGCTGCGATCACATCGCGCGCGTCATCGGCATGAAGGCGCACATTGCTCAGCCCGCCCTCTTCGACATGGCGCAAGGCCGAGGCGACGCCGTTCAGGAAGGGCTCGCAGCCGATCATCACGGTCGTGGGGTGGCGCGCGGCCTGGGCGGCCAGATGCTCACCCCCACCAAATCCGATCTCCAGCCAGACACCGCTGGCCTCCGGCATCAGGGACGAGGGGTCGATCGGCCCCGCCTTCGGATCCGGCAAGGCGATGCCGGGCAGCAGCGTATCGAACAGGGCAGCCTGGCGCGGCTTGATCGCGCGGGACTTGATGCGGCCAAAAGAACGCAGCGGGCGGGCGGCGATGTCGTCGTCGGGATCGGAAACCATGGCCGCCTTTAGCCTGACGGAGCGGACCTAGGGAACCTCGCGCAGGAATTCGAAGATCGCGGCCCGGGCCTCAGCCTCATCCAGCATGGGGGCGTGCCCGACGCCCGTGACCTCGGCATAGGCCATCTTGGGGGCCGCCTTGCGCATCCGGGCGGCGATGTCGGCACCCAGCAGGTCGGAGGTTGCCCCGCGCACCAGAAGCAGCGGCCGACCCTTGGCCAGCCGCCGGAACGACGGCCACAGATTGGGCACCAGGGCCTTGGACCCCGCTGCCCGGATCGGCACCGATATGTCGGGATCATAGTCCAGGATCGGAGCGCCTTCCGGGCCGTCGCGGAAGACCCGCCTGGCGAAGGCTTCCCAGTCCTCATCGCCATAGTGGGGGAAGGCGACGCCGTTGGTCTGCCGGACATAGGCAGTTGCCTCGGCCCAGGTCGGCGTGTCCACCGGCTGGCCGGTATAGGCCGCGATCCGGGCCAGACCCTCTGGAGAGACCTCCGGCCCGATGTCATTGAGGATGGCGGCGGCGATCACTCGCGACTTCAGGCCCGCCAGCGCCATGGTGATCAGCCCTCCCATGGAGGTGCCCAGAAACACGGCGCGCTCGATGCCCGCCTGTTCCAGCAAGGCCAGGATGTCGCGCGCATAGACGTCCGGACGATAGGTCATGGGGTCGGGCGCACGGTCAGACCGCCCCCGTCCCCGGACATCGACCGCCAGCACCCGCCGCCCGCTTTGGGCCAGCAGGCTCGCGATGGTGCCAAAGTCGGCGCTGTTTCGGGTCAGCCCGTGGATTGCAATGACCGGCAGGCGCGCAGGCCCATCGGCACCGCCATAGTCGCGAGCATAGAGAGACAGACCGTCAGACGAGGTGAAGCGGCGATCAGCGAAAGTCTGGGTCATGGGATGGCCTGGCGATTGAGATATTCATTCTAGAATGAACAATCGCCGACGGCGAGCCTCAGCGCTGGACCCACTGCCCCTGGGCGTTGCGATACCATTGGCCCGAGCTGATACGCGGGAACAGCTGACCTTCGAACATACGGGCGGCGGCGACC
The genomic region above belongs to Brevundimonas vitisensis and contains:
- the infB gene encoding translation initiation factor IF-2; the encoded protein is MSDENDKTNEGQGTSQGGQGQTGQGTGTPSQTGPRAPLSLKPRQAGSVSTGTVRQSFSHGRTKTVVVETKRRIGAAPGHQRPQGFDVAARRPEPAPGSTAPRPAPRDIAAGNLSSSEQEARRRAIELATQQQAERERKAAAERLQRDQAAREQAAAADRAAQAARDEAAAARAAAEKARAEAEKLAASGAKPAAPAAPAAPAAPAATAQTPAPAASAPEPTPAPAPPAPARPAPPARPVVNFGQRVPKQPSANPGRAPIDRPAFGGRSAREAALGGGERAFTARPGAERASGAATPRPTQTVRYSALTPKPAPSPAARGPRPGPGGAATPPGETNVARPSRAPGAGFTRPAKPEDDRDRRFSDAGPGKAVSRQRGEPKRREGRLTIQAVAGGDEDAAERMRSLASVRRAREREKEKRKGGATEAPRTAREVVIPDVITVQELSNRMAVRGVDIIKFLMRQGLMMKINDVIDSDTAELVADEFGMTVRRVSESDVETGFLDAADDEGATQPRAPVVAIMGHVDHGKTSLLDALRTTDVAAGEAGGITQHIGAYQVRLESGDRVTFLDTPGHAAFSAMRARGANVTDIVVLVVAADDGVMPQTIEAIQHAKSANAPIIVAVNKIDKPDANPQKVVNELLQHEIIAESLGGDTQIIELSAKNRTNLNGLIDAILVQAEVMDLRANADRSAEGVVIEAKLDKGRGPVGTVLVKRGTLKRGDIVVAGSAWGKVRALLNERGEQLTDAGPSVPVEILGLDEAPGPGEPFAVVENEARARELTEYRDRVRREKATGGINQVSLADMMSKLGSKKISELPVLIKADVQGSAEAIVGSLEKMGNDEVRARVIMSGAGGITESDVNLAKSAGAPIIGFNVRASKQARDLADREGVEIRYYAIIYDLLDDLKGVLSGMLAPIQRETFLGNAKVLQVFDISKVGKIAGCRVSEGVVRKGARVRIIRDDVVVLELGTLNTLKRFKDEVNEVPSGQECGMHFQGFQDIKEGDFIECFTVEEIKRSL
- a CDS encoding RNA-binding protein, whose product is MGLRDATTDRERRDLVSHQVMDESRLIRFVAAPDGSVAPDLGRKLPGRGLWVAADRASVQAAVKKNLFARSAKAPLKPAADLAERVESLLYRRCLEQLGLARREGVLISGFEKSAAAIRAGRAAWLIEAADGSADGRGKLFGLIRHARPTPEICGAFGADDLSLALGLENAIHAVLLAGGRADRWTMEVKRLAGFRPLRPRDWLLDEPEVGPESGSVEAAEQAVGGRGAVS
- the nusA gene encoding transcription termination factor NusA, with amino-acid sequence MAVTGISANRLELLQIADAVAREKNIDKEIVVEAIEEAIQKGAKSRYGAHHDIRAKIDIKTGELSLTRHVTIVEDDWQPEDELEEFNDSAMVRLRDASKRDPEAVVGKEYVENLPPFEFGRVQTQMARQVVMGKVRDAERANQYEEFKDRVGEIVNGTVKRVEYGNTIVDLGRGEGIMRRNDSIPREVFNIGDRVRTYIYDVRPEAKGPQVMLSRAHPGFMAKLFAQEVPEVYDGVIEIRAAARDAGSRAKMAVLSNDSSIDPVGACVGMRGSRVQAVVAELQGEKIDIIQWNPDEPTFIVNALAPAEVSKVVLDEEADRVEVVVPDEQLSLAIGRRGQNVRLASQLTGWQIDIITESQDSERRQREFSERTQLFQEALDVDEVIAQLLVTEGFATVEDLAFVEAYEISDIEGFDEETAEELQARARDFLDRQAAALDAKRVELGVLDEVMTVPGVTGAIAVALGEGGIKTVEDLADLATDEIRGGYEVRNGERVKVAGVLESFSLSQEDAEMLILQARVAAGWIDASELPQPPEPAYEEGEELAEGEYDADAVFAAPAAAGDEGLEHAELDNGDAEVFGEDLEKSRDA
- the rimP gene encoding ribosome maturation factor RimP, producing the protein MRAKTAEDRHLLELIDPIAESLGLAVVRVRLMGGTLRRRLQIMAERPSDNDIAVEECARLSRAVSEVFDAADPIAGEYLLEVSSPGVDRPLTRLIDFDLFDGFEARLETDRMIEGRKRFKGVLAGVDGDNIAIDLDGEEDTALIPFEWLVDAKLVLTDALLNRGAAIRAARGEPEDVADDAPSSPGAGTGRGVPQPKKTFKKTPKPTPSKTNKPKRDQA
- a CDS encoding biotin transporter BioY, which encodes MPVFAALMALSAQVTVPMVPVPMTLQTLAVLLAAAVLGSWRGTAAVLLYLALAAAGLPILSDGSGGLAPFTGATAGYLLGFPVAAALVGTVFDRQKSVPPAVAVALMLAAHLLILGLGTGWLATRIGWTPALEAGFLPFLIGALVKSLAVVAIAAGLRRLAPFRRA
- the trmB gene encoding tRNA (guanosine(46)-N7)-methyltransferase TrmB, coding for MVSDPDDDIAARPLRSFGRIKSRAIKPRQAALFDTLLPGIALPDPKAGPIDPSSLMPEASGVWLEIGFGGGEHLAAQAARHPTTVMIGCEPFLNGVASALRHVEEGGLSNVRLHADDARDVIAALPDASLDRVMILFPDPWHKARHNKRRLLSDAVAIEIARLLKPGGTLRFVTDWADYADWALERLERTPGLVRIGNVEDWHAAPADHFVTRYEEKKLGDTAPIFLEFRRA
- a CDS encoding alpha/beta fold hydrolase yields the protein MTQTFADRRFTSSDGLSLYARDYGGADGPARLPVIAIHGLTRNSADFGTIASLLAQSGRRVLAVDVRGRGRSDRAPDPMTYRPDVYARDILALLEQAGIERAVFLGTSMGGLITMALAGLKSRVIAAAILNDIGPEVSPEGLARIAAYTGQPVDTPTWAEATAYVRQTNGVAFPHYGDEDWEAFARRVFRDGPEGAPILDYDPDISVPIRAAGSKALVPNLWPSFRRLAKGRPLLLVRGATSDLLGADIAARMRKAAPKMAYAEVTGVGHAPMLDEAEARAAIFEFLREVP